In Labilibaculum sp. DW002, one DNA window encodes the following:
- a CDS encoding RNA polymerase sigma factor: MEVIEEMKLACSLNLLEYIGWKEEYPEEAKAAFEEFCIRYDQAVVKAAEIFCYKWNLTETVALDIVNCTFARVWKYHTYNHEKSKSKEVDTGIRRWLNRIAYTQLANYTNRGTCHEPDIETDLSLIYSLDELVDKTTDDEITRKELRKQLKVLDDVIAQLGEKHRIIYLTYKLYAPAGKNIPRSVSKKLQNELELVPGSIRKYKEQAIKQVENFLNRNYGS, encoded by the coding sequence TTGGAAGTTATAGAAGAAATGAAATTAGCCTGTAGTCTGAATTTACTTGAATATATAGGCTGGAAAGAAGAATATCCAGAAGAAGCTAAAGCTGCTTTTGAAGAATTCTGTATCCGCTATGACCAAGCAGTTGTTAAGGCTGCAGAGATATTTTGCTATAAGTGGAATCTTACAGAAACCGTTGCACTAGATATTGTTAATTGTACATTTGCCAGAGTATGGAAATATCATACATATAATCATGAAAAATCAAAATCGAAGGAGGTTGACACTGGTATAAGAAGGTGGCTTAATAGAATAGCATATACTCAGCTTGCAAACTATACCAATAGAGGGACTTGTCATGAACCAGATATAGAAACTGATTTGTCATTAATATACTCACTTGATGAATTAGTGGATAAAACAACAGATGATGAGATAACTAGGAAAGAATTAAGAAAACAGCTAAAAGTTCTTGATGATGTAATTGCTCAGCTGGGAGAAAAGCATCGTATTATATATTTGACATACAAACTATATGCTCCAGCGGGAAAAAACATTCCAAGATCTGTAAGTAAAAAACTTCAAAATGAATTGGAGTTAGTTCCAGGCTCGATTAGGAAATATAAAGAACAAGCGATTAAACAAGTCGAAAACTTTTTAAACAGAAACTATGGCAGCTAA
- a CDS encoding cyclic GMP-AMP synthase DncV-like nucleotidyltransferase, which produces MAVLHKEFTKYNKDIKLTSSRKESLKDSRRDIKKKIRKWFKDNKPDDLQPKFHGQGSFEMNTGVNPIPEKYSDNNTLLKYDLDFGIYFIEKDDEDNKQTIETWHDWVYKSVEDHTAQKPIKKTTCIRVIYIDGHHLDLPIYYKLDDVIELAHKAKSWIESDPKEFYEWFNNLKNAQLERVVRYIKAWKNYRELKNTNLKLPSGFELTILAANNYVEDDNDDKVFRETVRKIDTVLNKPNGFMCLRPTTPKDEDVFANYSTTRKDNFLTILKSLLNDLDRARDEKNFKKASEILRDNQFGDRFPFGEDKDEEDKSNNLSASLGAALITPKPYGA; this is translated from the coding sequence ATGGCAGTTTTGCACAAAGAATTTACAAAGTATAATAAGGATATAAAGCTTACATCCTCTCGTAAAGAGTCACTAAAGGACAGTCGAAGAGACATTAAAAAGAAAATCAGGAAATGGTTTAAGGATAACAAGCCGGATGATTTGCAACCTAAATTTCATGGACAAGGTTCATTTGAAATGAATACCGGAGTTAATCCTATTCCTGAAAAATATAGCGACAATAATACGTTATTAAAATACGACTTAGATTTTGGTATTTATTTCATTGAAAAGGACGATGAAGATAATAAGCAAACCATCGAAACATGGCATGATTGGGTTTATAAATCAGTTGAAGACCATACGGCTCAAAAGCCAATTAAAAAAACAACCTGTATTCGGGTTATTTATATTGATGGGCATCACCTAGATTTACCAATATATTATAAGTTGGATGATGTTATCGAACTGGCTCATAAAGCTAAGAGTTGGATTGAAAGCGACCCAAAGGAATTTTACGAATGGTTTAACAATCTTAAAAATGCGCAGTTGGAGAGAGTTGTTAGGTACATAAAAGCTTGGAAAAACTATCGTGAACTAAAAAATACGAATTTAAAATTACCTAGTGGTTTTGAGCTTACAATCTTAGCTGCAAACAACTATGTTGAGGATGATAATGATGACAAAGTATTCAGAGAAACAGTTCGTAAAATAGACACAGTACTTAATAAGCCTAATGGTTTTATGTGTTTACGTCCTACAACTCCTAAGGATGAAGATGTTTTTGCTAATTATTCAACTACAAGAAAGGATAATTTTCTCACAATATTGAAAAGCTTACTGAATGATTTAGATAGAGCTAGGGATGAAAAGAACTTCAAAAAGGCTTCTGAAATATTACGTGATAATCAGTTTGGTGATAGATTTCCTTTTGGAGAAGATAAAGACGAAGAAGATAAAAGTAATAACCTTAGTGCAAGTCTTGGAGCAGCACTAATTACACCAAAACCTTATGGAGCTTAA
- a CDS encoding helix-turn-helix domain-containing protein: protein MKNQVKKAGFKTLDQVKDNFLGKEGTAKRDQYEVELKSELIGIEIKKLRIEQKLSQAELGERIGVKKGQISKIENNSSNVTVNTLSRVFSALGKTLNLEVRSA, encoded by the coding sequence ATGAAAAATCAAGTTAAAAAAGCAGGTTTTAAAACTTTGGATCAAGTAAAAGATAATTTTCTTGGGAAAGAAGGAACTGCTAAGAGAGATCAATATGAAGTTGAGCTAAAGTCTGAATTAATTGGAATTGAAATTAAAAAATTAAGAATAGAACAAAAATTATCGCAAGCAGAGTTAGGAGAGAGAATAGGAGTCAAAAAAGGTCAGATATCTAAAATTGAGAACAATTCATCTAATGTTACAGTTAATACATTAAGTAGGGTATTTAGTGCATTGGGTAAAACATTGAATCTTGAGGTTAGATCGGCTTAA
- a CDS encoding type II toxin-antitoxin system RelE/ParE family toxin: MIKLFDVVLSKESENFLEVLDEKVRNKLFTIIEQCQYCIDPKKFKKLRDDVWEFRVTNKSNRYRLLAVWNKDSQSLVLCTHGIVKKVSKVPEKEIKKARKIAEQFFS, translated from the coding sequence ATGATCAAGTTATTTGATGTTGTATTAAGTAAAGAATCTGAAAACTTCTTAGAGGTTTTAGATGAAAAGGTTCGAAACAAACTGTTCACGATCATCGAACAGTGTCAATATTGTATCGATCCCAAAAAATTCAAAAAACTCAGAGATGATGTTTGGGAATTTAGGGTGACAAACAAATCGAATCGCTACCGACTTTTAGCCGTTTGGAACAAAGACTCACAATCATTAGTCCTCTGCACTCATGGTATTGTGAAAAAGGTTTCAAAAGTTCCTGAAAAGGAAATAAAGAAAGCCAGGAAGATAGCAGAACAATTCTTTTCTTAA
- a CDS encoding site-specific integrase, whose translation MRLTINFSLKKGRARVNGKAPIYVRLTMNGQRVELSSNIFVIPEKWDENGQQHKGQNDASMVINNTLDKIQLEFLDIYNQFKSFGDEFDVNAIKSKYLNEDDGKYVGILFVFDYYLNSMAEKLHRGYAMETYKHYKSSRKRICNFIKFKFKTKDYPLGKIDYKFLDEFDVYLKTKFEVHQNTAWNYHKHFRRVLNLAISLRHIDKNPYGNYKVPLVTTHREYLTSEELERIENKSIEMDRVRLVRDIFVFACYTGLSYSDIHKLNGTHLQKGNDDKDWIVIDRNKTNTRCRIPLLPKAKEILNAYENYPATVYSGKLLPVLTNQKLNSYLKEIGDMCNINKDISMHMARHTFATSITLSNGVPIETVSKMLGHTSLKTTQIYAKILDEKVAEDMEELKIKLELKEKKK comes from the coding sequence ATGAGACTGACTATCAATTTTTCATTGAAAAAAGGGAGGGCTAGAGTTAATGGTAAAGCCCCTATTTACGTGCGGTTGACCATGAATGGTCAACGAGTTGAACTATCCTCTAATATTTTTGTGATTCCAGAAAAATGGGATGAAAATGGGCAACAGCATAAAGGACAAAATGATGCCTCGATGGTAATAAATAATACCTTGGATAAAATTCAACTTGAATTTCTTGATATTTACAATCAGTTCAAGTCTTTTGGTGATGAATTTGATGTCAACGCAATTAAAAGCAAATACCTAAATGAAGACGATGGAAAATATGTTGGTATTTTATTTGTTTTTGATTACTATCTTAATAGTATGGCGGAAAAACTGCACCGAGGATATGCTATGGAGACCTACAAACACTATAAGTCTTCTCGAAAACGTATTTGTAACTTCATCAAATTTAAATTTAAAACAAAGGATTATCCACTGGGAAAAATAGACTATAAATTCTTGGATGAGTTTGATGTCTACTTGAAAACTAAATTTGAGGTGCATCAGAATACGGCCTGGAATTATCACAAACATTTTCGCCGTGTTCTAAACCTTGCGATTTCTTTGAGGCATATTGATAAGAATCCCTATGGGAATTATAAGGTTCCTTTGGTAACAACTCATCGGGAATACTTAACTTCAGAAGAGTTAGAGAGAATTGAAAACAAGTCCATTGAAATGGACCGTGTAAGATTGGTTCGTGATATTTTTGTTTTTGCTTGTTATACAGGTTTGTCTTATTCCGATATCCATAAATTAAACGGAACTCATCTACAAAAAGGAAATGATGATAAAGACTGGATTGTCATTGATCGAAACAAGACCAACACAAGATGTAGGATACCATTATTGCCAAAGGCTAAAGAAATTTTGAATGCTTATGAGAATTATCCTGCGACTGTCTATTCTGGTAAATTATTGCCTGTATTAACAAATCAGAAATTGAACAGTTATTTAAAGGAGATAGGGGATATGTGTAATATTAATAAAGATATTAGTATGCACATGGCTCGACATACATTTGCAACTTCGATTACTTTGTCCAATGGTGTTCCTATTGAAACAGTTTCTAAAATGTTGGGACATACTTCCTTAAAAACAACACAGATTTATGCGAAAATTTTGGATGAGAAGGTTGCGGAGGATATGGAGGAGCTGAAAATAAAGCTAGAGCTGAAAGAAAAAAAGAAATAG
- a CDS encoding thioredoxin family protein — protein MKKIAQIISVFVCIILLSAASTFAQSNLEEALLKAKSENKTVFVNFSGSDWCRACILLKKTILNTEEFEKYAGENLVILDLDFPRLKKNKLSKEQTATNEALAEKYNKNGQFPTIILMDSDGKVLGKTAYKKISPEKYIQHIQSIINK, from the coding sequence ATGAAGAAAATTGCCCAGATCATATCTGTATTTGTTTGCATCATTCTTTTAAGCGCCGCAAGCACATTTGCTCAAAGCAACTTAGAAGAAGCACTACTAAAAGCAAAATCAGAAAACAAAACCGTATTCGTCAATTTTTCAGGTTCTGATTGGTGTAGAGCTTGCATCCTATTAAAAAAGACAATCCTTAACACTGAAGAGTTTGAAAAATATGCAGGTGAGAATTTGGTGATTCTTGATCTGGATTTTCCAAGGTTAAAAAAGAACAAACTATCGAAAGAGCAAACTGCTACCAACGAAGCATTGGCTGAGAAATACAATAAAAATGGTCAGTTCCCAACAATCATTCTGATGGATTCAGATGGAAAAGTGCTTGGAAAAACAGCTTACAAAAAGATTTCTCCAGAGAAATACATTCAACACATTCAGTCTATTATTAACAAGTAA
- a CDS encoding FAD:protein FMN transferase yields the protein MKYIGIILVLIGAFSSSVNAQSNKSHKEVLLLMGSRFELTAVSENEALAKEAIHAGIAEIKRIESLISSWDSNSQTSSVIRNAGIKPVKVDQELFNLIRRSIKISNLTHGAFDISYASMDKIWKFDGSMKVMPDSASVKASVSKINYENIILDAKQQTIFLKEKGMKIGFGAIGKGYAANKALDIMSKMDLKGALVNASGDLISWGKDEGGKDWKIGISNPKNKDQIYSWLTIGETAVVTSGNYEKFVEFDGVKYSHIIDPRSGYPVKGLSSVSIICPNAELADALATSVFVLGKDKGLDLINRLKGIECLLITDKQELITSTNLKLEYHNIKNQKSKYQIQIGETNEK from the coding sequence ATGAAATACATTGGAATTATTCTTGTTCTAATTGGTGCTTTTTCCTCTTCTGTAAACGCTCAAAGCAATAAATCTCACAAAGAAGTGTTGTTGTTGATGGGATCAAGATTTGAACTTACCGCTGTAAGTGAAAATGAAGCTTTGGCAAAGGAGGCCATTCACGCAGGAATTGCAGAAATCAAAAGGATTGAAAGCTTGATCTCCTCCTGGGATTCCAATTCGCAAACGAGTAGTGTTATTCGCAATGCGGGAATTAAGCCAGTTAAAGTAGATCAAGAGCTGTTTAACCTGATTAGAAGATCGATAAAAATTTCGAACTTAACCCATGGCGCATTTGACATTAGCTACGCCTCGATGGATAAAATATGGAAGTTCGATGGCAGCATGAAAGTGATGCCTGATTCTGCTTCGGTAAAAGCTTCGGTAAGCAAAATCAATTACGAGAACATTATTTTAGATGCCAAGCAACAAACTATTTTCTTAAAGGAAAAAGGAATGAAAATTGGATTTGGAGCTATAGGGAAAGGCTATGCTGCCAATAAGGCTCTCGATATCATGTCGAAAATGGATTTGAAAGGTGCACTGGTTAATGCCTCCGGCGACCTAATCAGCTGGGGAAAAGATGAAGGTGGTAAAGATTGGAAAATTGGGATCTCGAACCCAAAAAATAAGGATCAAATCTACTCTTGGTTAACCATTGGCGAAACTGCTGTGGTAACATCCGGCAATTACGAAAAATTTGTTGAGTTTGATGGTGTAAAATACAGTCACATTATCGACCCTCGATCGGGATATCCTGTAAAAGGACTAAGTAGTGTGAGTATTATATGTCCCAATGCTGAACTTGCAGATGCATTAGCAACATCTGTTTTTGTTTTGGGTAAGGATAAAGGTCTTGACCTTATCAATCGACTTAAAGGCATCGAATGTCTTTTAATTACAGATAAACAAGAACTGATCACCTCGACAAACTTAAAGTTAGAGTACCACAACATAAAGAATCAGAAAAGTAAATATCAAATTCAAATAGGAGAAACGAATGAAAAATAG
- a CDS encoding DUF4266 domain-containing protein — protein MKNRRKLNLLLMGLFAIIAMNSCVSVAGYQKTYLNDEAMALQAKKLESYESNFQSYREGAAGANGGKSGGGCGCN, from the coding sequence ATGAAAAATAGAAGAAAGTTAAACTTGCTTCTGATGGGTCTTTTCGCTATTATAGCAATGAATAGCTGTGTTTCTGTAGCAGGATATCAAAAGACTTATCTTAACGACGAAGCAATGGCGCTTCAGGCTAAAAAGCTCGAAAGCTATGAATCGAATTTTCAATCGTACCGCGAAGGTGCTGCCGGTGCCAACGGCGGTAAATCAGGGGGAGGTTGTGGATGCAATTAA
- a CDS encoding DUF3570 domain-containing protein has protein sequence MQLKKLFTLLLLAGISVTGFAQTDKNSIDDKQEDSRKKVKTDKAPEDFKTTEVNFLLNYYEQDGDHSPVTGGQGTEELSNVAPSFVVHIPMDSLSSLDLNFGIDIYSSASTDNIDFFEAADNKSSASGMDARAHINASYSRKLAKSGNDYSFMAGFSQEYDVSSFNFGGSYTLNSKDQNRSLTIDGLFMNDTWNLLYPVEIRDNIAKKTITDDTRTTVKFGLSYSQVINKRLQALFSAEVVSQRGLLSTPFHRVFFDDANIGDSNAILRNLSHVERLDDSRIKIPVSMRFNYYLSDFIRVKTFYRFYTDSWGISAHTASLELPMMVSPSFIVSPFVRYHTQTAADDFYDFGQASASNTPEFYTSDYDLSDLNSVKIGVGLQYSPVMGVSNFKSPFRKNKTAQLKSIGLRTAYYDRSDGLNAWMVSLDFGFTF, from the coding sequence ATGCAATTAAAGAAACTATTCACGCTACTATTACTAGCAGGAATTTCTGTAACAGGCTTTGCTCAAACAGACAAGAATAGCATAGACGACAAACAAGAAGACAGTCGTAAAAAAGTAAAGACAGACAAAGCTCCCGAAGATTTTAAAACTACCGAGGTGAATTTCTTGCTTAATTATTATGAGCAAGATGGTGATCACTCTCCAGTTACCGGCGGACAAGGAACTGAAGAATTAAGCAATGTAGCTCCAAGTTTTGTAGTGCATATTCCTATGGATTCACTCTCAAGCTTGGATCTTAATTTCGGGATTGATATTTATTCTTCGGCTTCTACCGATAATATCGACTTTTTCGAAGCTGCGGACAACAAATCGTCAGCCTCAGGAATGGATGCAAGAGCGCATATCAATGCTTCTTATTCACGTAAATTAGCCAAGTCGGGAAATGACTACAGCTTTATGGCAGGCTTTTCACAAGAATATGATGTGTCCTCATTCAATTTTGGTGGATCCTACACCTTGAATTCTAAAGATCAAAATCGTTCACTTACCATTGACGGTCTGTTCATGAACGACACTTGGAATTTACTTTATCCTGTCGAAATTAGAGATAATATTGCGAAGAAGACCATTACAGATGACACCAGAACAACTGTAAAATTTGGCTTATCGTATTCGCAGGTAATCAACAAACGCTTACAAGCCTTATTCTCGGCCGAAGTTGTTTCGCAAAGAGGATTGCTTTCAACTCCTTTCCATCGTGTATTTTTCGACGATGCAAACATTGGTGATAGCAATGCGATCTTAAGAAATTTAAGCCATGTTGAACGCCTTGACGATAGCAGAATTAAAATTCCAGTATCGATGCGTTTTAATTACTATTTAAGTGATTTTATTCGCGTTAAAACCTTCTATCGTTTCTATACGGATAGTTGGGGAATTTCTGCTCACACAGCAAGCCTAGAATTGCCAATGATGGTTTCTCCATCTTTTATCGTGTCGCCATTTGTAAGGTATCACACGCAAACTGCTGCTGACGATTTCTACGATTTTGGACAAGCTAGTGCAAGCAATACACCTGAATTCTATACTTCAGATTACGATTTATCTGATCTCAACAGTGTGAAAATTGGAGTTGGCCTTCAATACTCTCCAGTAATGGGTGTTAGCAACTTTAAATCTCCATTCAGAAAAAACAAAACAGCACAACTTAAAAGCATTGGTTTACGAACCGCCTACTACGATCGTAGCGATGGCTTAAATGCTTGGATGGTAAGTCTCGATTTTGGATTTACTTTCTAA
- a CDS encoding DUF3570 domain-containing protein encodes MNRNKALYLLFLFLLGSLCGFAQDNSKSKIKLDKEQKDTEVNFLFNYYAQDGDNSPVTGGIGSEKLNNYSSSILVHLLPDSLTQLTLELGIDAYTSASTDKIDYFKTHQSSASGKDGRAHINADYTRKLAHSENKYGFHFGFSIESDIYSLGIGGKYMINSKDLNRSLRISTSYFRDNWHLIYPHELRSKESWLSTDIRNTLSIELSLTQVLNQKSTIGITVEPVFQFGLLSTPFHRVFFNDAAGKLFDDLEFLSHTEQLPNRRFKLPISLRYHYYLNDFFRFKSYYRIYSDTWGIQAHTASIETPFFASQTFILAPFFRYHTQSAARYFAPFATVNALNPPRYHTADYDLSKLHSYKTGIGISYAPIFAIRKFKSPFKSSKTAQLKSINLRSAYYKRSDGLKAWLISLDLGFIF; translated from the coding sequence ATGAACAGAAATAAAGCTCTTTATCTCCTTTTTCTATTTCTCTTAGGGTCTCTTTGCGGATTTGCCCAAGATAACTCGAAGTCAAAAATCAAACTTGACAAAGAACAAAAGGATACAGAGGTAAATTTTCTCTTCAATTATTACGCTCAAGATGGCGACAATTCACCCGTTACAGGAGGAATAGGAAGCGAGAAACTTAACAATTACAGTTCTTCCATCCTTGTCCATCTACTTCCCGACAGTTTAACTCAACTTACTTTAGAGCTAGGCATCGATGCCTATACCTCAGCATCAACAGACAAGATTGATTACTTTAAAACACACCAATCTTCCGCTTCTGGTAAAGATGGAAGAGCTCATATTAATGCTGATTACACACGTAAGCTTGCCCATTCAGAAAACAAATATGGATTCCATTTTGGCTTTTCCATCGAATCTGATATTTATTCACTTGGCATAGGAGGCAAATACATGATCAATTCAAAGGATCTTAATCGATCATTGCGAATATCTACAAGCTATTTCAGAGACAACTGGCATTTAATCTATCCACACGAACTACGCAGTAAAGAAAGCTGGTTAAGCACAGATATTAGGAATACGCTTAGCATAGAATTATCCTTGACTCAGGTTCTCAATCAAAAATCGACCATTGGCATCACTGTCGAACCGGTATTTCAATTTGGCCTACTTTCTACACCATTCCACAGAGTCTTTTTTAATGATGCCGCTGGCAAATTATTCGACGATTTAGAATTCTTAAGTCATACAGAGCAACTACCCAACAGAAGATTCAAACTCCCTATTTCTCTTCGTTATCATTATTACCTGAACGATTTTTTTAGATTCAAAAGCTATTACCGAATCTATTCAGACACATGGGGAATACAAGCCCACACAGCAAGCATTGAAACACCATTTTTCGCATCTCAAACCTTCATCCTTGCTCCTTTTTTCCGATATCACACACAATCAGCAGCAAGGTATTTTGCTCCTTTTGCTACCGTAAACGCCTTAAACCCTCCACGCTACCATACTGCAGACTACGATTTATCAAAACTTCATTCCTATAAAACAGGCATTGGCATATCCTACGCTCCCATTTTTGCAATTCGCAAATTCAAATCGCCTTTTAAAAGCTCAAAAACAGCCCAACTAAAAAGCATTAATCTAAGATCGGCCTATTACAAAAGAAGTGATGGATTAAAGGCTTGGCTGATTAGCCTCGATTTAGGATTTATCTTTTAA
- a CDS encoding S9 family peptidase, which yields MKINWHILVLSMLLTCSFSVFSQEGSKKITMEDLMLQGTFSQKSVNGLRSMNDGIHYTTLEEGRTKIVKHSYASGEVVDVLLDLKELKDAKVEMINEYEFSADESRILLMTNPQRIYRRSFTADYFIFSFKNKELVSLSENGKQRLATFSPNGNRIAFVRDNNLFIHNVLFGSEIRITKDGEWNKIQNGTPDWVYEEEFEFNKAFAWSPDSKFLAYMKFDESEVKMFNMNKFEGLYPQVKENALYPENYAYKYPKAGEKNSSVEVFVYNVEDRITKRMDVGEEKDQYIPRIKWTQDPKMLSIYRLNRHQNKLEFLVANARTGSSDVMFTQENKYYVEERNFDHLSYLENGKQFIYLDEKDGFNHLYLYDMATGKAVQQITNGDWDVTDYLGFDEKKQVCYYESAEVSPMDRNVYSVKLNGTNKKLITPEKGTNRTVFSNGFKYYINYFSSVSQPNTVSLFSSKGKKIRVLEDNSELLEKLKGYQYNTKEFTMVPAADGMTMLNAWMIKPFNFDASKKYPMVITQYSGPNSQSVKNSWSFDWYQYLAQEGYIVVCVDPRGTGARGQNFRKCTYMQLGRLESDDHIAAARSLASESFIDEDKIAIWGWSYGGFMSSLCLEKGADVFSAAIAVAPVTNWRYYDSVYTERFMRTPQENEKGYDDNSPINHVDKLEGALLLCHGTADDNVHVQNVYELAERLVQADKQFEMQIYTNRNHSIYGGKTRLHLYKRFNKFLKDNL from the coding sequence ATGAAGATTAATTGGCATATTCTTGTCTTAAGTATGTTATTGACTTGTAGTTTCTCTGTTTTCTCGCAAGAGGGAAGTAAGAAAATTACAATGGAAGATTTGATGTTGCAAGGAACATTTAGTCAGAAATCGGTTAATGGTTTACGCTCTATGAATGATGGTATTCATTATACTACTTTAGAAGAGGGCAGAACTAAAATTGTAAAACACAGTTATGCAAGTGGAGAAGTTGTAGATGTACTTTTGGATTTAAAGGAATTGAAGGATGCAAAAGTTGAAATGATTAATGAATATGAATTTAGTGCTGATGAAAGTCGAATTTTGTTGATGACAAATCCGCAAAGAATTTACCGTCGTTCATTTACTGCTGATTATTTTATTTTCTCTTTTAAAAATAAAGAGTTGGTTTCTTTATCGGAAAATGGGAAACAGCGATTAGCAACTTTCTCTCCTAATGGAAATCGCATTGCTTTCGTACGTGATAATAATTTGTTCATTCATAATGTATTGTTTGGTTCTGAAATCAGAATTACAAAAGATGGAGAATGGAATAAGATTCAAAACGGAACACCGGATTGGGTTTATGAAGAAGAGTTTGAGTTCAATAAAGCATTCGCATGGTCGCCAGATAGCAAATTTCTTGCTTACATGAAATTTGATGAGAGCGAAGTGAAGATGTTCAACATGAATAAGTTTGAAGGTTTGTATCCTCAGGTAAAAGAGAATGCGCTTTACCCTGAAAACTATGCCTACAAATATCCGAAAGCTGGAGAGAAAAATTCCAGTGTTGAGGTGTTTGTATATAATGTAGAGGATAGAATCACAAAAAGAATGGACGTAGGAGAGGAAAAAGATCAATACATTCCTCGTATTAAGTGGACCCAAGATCCTAAAATGCTTAGTATTTACCGATTGAACCGTCATCAGAATAAGTTAGAATTTTTAGTCGCTAACGCCAGAACAGGTAGTTCGGATGTAATGTTTACACAAGAGAACAAGTACTATGTAGAAGAGAGGAATTTTGATCACCTTTCTTATTTAGAGAATGGAAAACAATTTATCTATTTGGATGAAAAGGATGGTTTTAATCACTTGTATTTGTATGATATGGCGACTGGAAAAGCAGTGCAGCAAATTACAAATGGCGATTGGGATGTGACCGATTACTTAGGTTTTGATGAGAAGAAACAGGTTTGCTACTATGAGTCTGCAGAAGTTTCTCCAATGGATCGCAACGTATATTCGGTAAAGCTTAATGGAACAAATAAGAAGTTGATTACTCCGGAAAAAGGTACGAATAGAACTGTTTTTAGCAATGGTTTTAAATATTACATCAATTATTTCTCAAGTGTTAGCCAGCCAAATACAGTTAGTTTATTTAGTAGTAAGGGAAAGAAGATTCGTGTGTTGGAAGACAATAGCGAATTGCTTGAAAAATTAAAAGGGTATCAGTACAATACAAAGGAATTTACAATGGTTCCTGCAGCTGATGGCATGACGATGTTGAATGCTTGGATGATTAAGCCTTTCAATTTTGATGCATCTAAAAAATACCCAATGGTAATTACACAATACAGCGGGCCTAATTCGCAAAGTGTAAAAAACAGCTGGAGTTTTGATTGGTATCAGTATTTGGCACAAGAAGGATATATTGTTGTTTGTGTTGATCCTAGAGGAACAGGAGCAAGAGGACAGAATTTTCGCAAGTGTACTTACATGCAATTGGGGCGATTAGAGTCGGATGATCATATTGCTGCAGCTCGTTCTTTAGCAAGCGAGAGTTTTATCGATGAAGATAAAATTGCGATTTGGGGATGGAGTTATGGTGGATTTATGTCTTCGCTTTGTTTAGAAAAGGGTGCTGATGTGTTTAGCGCGGCAATAGCTGTTGCACCAGTAACCAATTGGAGATATTACGATTCGGTTTACACAGAAAGATTCATGAGAACTCCTCAGGAAAATGAAAAAGGCTATGATGATAATTCACCTATCAATCATGTTGACAAGCTAGAAGGAGCCTTATTGCTTTGTCATGGTACAGCTGACGACAATGTTCATGTACAAAATGTGTATGAGCTAGCGGAACGATTGGTTCAGGCAGATAAGCAATTTGAAATGCAGATTTACACCAACCGTAATCACAGTATCTATGGTGGTAAAACCAGATTGCATTTGTACAAGCGATTCAATAAGTTTTTAAAAGACAATTTGTAG